A single window of Archangium gephyra DNA harbors:
- a CDS encoding TonB-dependent receptor produces MRTTVTARRPFTAASSTTVRDRDFLLRPHPRPADILQVVPGFYVVQHAGGGKANQYFLRGFDADHGTDVALSVDGIPVNMVSHGHGQGYADLNWVIPELIERVEVRKGPSFAQDGDFATAGAVNLVTRRDFESSQLTLGGGSFNTWRGLFIAAPDVEGWSPVVAGQVYGTHGPFLNPEKLQRYSLFSQVTRHVSPTSTVALSLTSYASGWNASGQIPLREVNAGRLDRFATLNGAEGGNSQRHSAQATWRTLTHDGEVNVMAYAVQYRLNLYSDFTFFSRDPVNGDMIEQNDRRTMLGFHAAYRFRRQWGGIGFDTTLGTQVRSDTIDNGLSYDKDRERLERVVDASIREGSLGLYAQEDITFTPWLRAVLGLRADSFGFDVEDHREDLATPGTKSSGVEQAARVSPKASLVLSPLPGTDVYVNYGHGFHSNDARGVVRQPEPVTPLTLARGYELGARTRLFERLDLAGSVFRLDLDSELVWVGDEGTTEARGATRREGVEAEARLRVLPWLFADADLTLSRATYVQNAGNGDAVALAPTLIFSGGVSARHPGGLYGRLGVLHLGDRPATEDRFLTAEGFTRVDATLGYRGSFYEVNLSVQNLLDTAWREAQFANVSRLPSETGPESCPAGTRPSGDADAFQGCEDLHFTPGAPFNAQASVSFFF; encoded by the coding sequence ATGCGGACGACGGTGACGGCGCGGCGGCCCTTCACGGCGGCCTCGTCCACCACGGTGCGGGACCGGGACTTCCTGCTGCGCCCCCACCCGCGCCCGGCGGACATCCTCCAGGTGGTGCCCGGCTTCTACGTCGTGCAGCACGCGGGCGGCGGCAAGGCCAACCAGTACTTCCTGCGCGGCTTCGACGCGGACCACGGCACGGATGTGGCCCTCTCCGTGGACGGCATCCCCGTCAACATGGTGAGCCACGGGCACGGTCAGGGCTACGCGGACCTCAACTGGGTCATCCCCGAGCTCATCGAGCGCGTGGAGGTGCGCAAGGGCCCCTCCTTCGCGCAGGACGGGGACTTCGCCACCGCGGGCGCGGTGAACCTGGTGACCCGCCGTGACTTCGAGTCGAGCCAGCTCACCCTGGGCGGTGGCTCGTTCAACACCTGGCGCGGGCTGTTCATCGCCGCCCCGGACGTGGAGGGCTGGAGCCCCGTGGTGGCCGGACAGGTGTACGGCACCCACGGCCCCTTCCTCAATCCCGAGAAGCTGCAGCGCTACAGCCTCTTCAGCCAGGTGACGCGCCACGTCTCCCCCACCTCCACGGTGGCGCTGTCGCTCACCTCCTACGCAAGCGGCTGGAACGCGAGCGGACAGATTCCCCTGCGCGAGGTGAACGCCGGCAGGCTGGACCGCTTCGCCACGCTGAACGGCGCCGAGGGCGGCAACTCGCAGCGGCACAGCGCCCAGGCCACCTGGCGCACCCTCACCCATGACGGCGAGGTGAACGTCATGGCGTACGCCGTGCAGTACCGGCTCAACCTCTACTCCGACTTCACCTTCTTCAGCCGCGACCCGGTGAACGGGGACATGATCGAACAGAACGACCGGCGCACGATGCTCGGCTTCCACGCCGCATACCGCTTCCGGCGCCAGTGGGGCGGCATCGGCTTCGACACCACGCTGGGCACGCAGGTGCGCAGCGACACCATCGACAACGGGCTGAGCTACGACAAGGACCGCGAGCGGCTGGAGCGCGTGGTGGACGCCAGCATCCGCGAGGGCAGCCTCGGGCTGTATGCCCAGGAGGACATCACCTTCACGCCCTGGTTGCGCGCGGTGCTCGGCCTGCGCGCGGACTCCTTCGGCTTCGACGTGGAGGACCACCGCGAGGACCTGGCCACGCCCGGCACGAAGTCCTCGGGAGTCGAACAGGCCGCCCGCGTCTCACCCAAGGCGAGCCTCGTCCTCTCCCCGCTCCCCGGCACCGACGTGTACGTCAACTATGGCCATGGCTTTCACTCCAACGACGCGCGGGGCGTGGTGCGCCAGCCGGAGCCGGTGACGCCGCTGACGCTCGCGCGGGGGTACGAGCTCGGCGCGCGCACGCGGCTCTTCGAGCGGCTGGACCTGGCGGGCTCGGTGTTCCGGCTCGATCTGGACAGCGAGCTCGTCTGGGTGGGCGACGAGGGCACCACCGAGGCCCGCGGCGCCACCCGGCGCGAGGGCGTGGAGGCCGAGGCCCGGCTCAGGGTGCTCCCGTGGCTCTTCGCGGACGCGGATCTCACCCTCTCGCGCGCCACCTACGTGCAGAACGCCGGCAACGGGGACGCGGTGGCGCTCGCCCCCACGCTCATCTTCTCCGGAGGCGTGTCCGCGCGGCACCCGGGCGGCCTCTACGGACGGCTCGGCGTGCTGCACCTGGGCGATCGCCCGGCCACCGAGGACCGCTTCCTCACCGCCGAGGGCTTCACCCGCGTGGACGCGACGCTGGGCTACCGGGGCTCCTTCTACGAGGTGAACCTGAGCGTGCAGAACCTGCTCGATACGGCCTGGCGCGAGGCCCAGTTCGCCAACGTCTCGCGGCTGCCCTCCGAGACGGGCCCGGAGAGCTGCCCCGCGGGCACCCGGCCCTCGGGCGACGCGGATGCCTTCCAGGGGTGCGAGGATCTCCACTTCACCCCCGGCGCGCCCTTCAACGCCCAGGCGAGCGTGAGCTTCTTCTTCTGA